One genomic segment of Choristoneura fumiferana chromosome Z, NRCan_CFum_1, whole genome shotgun sequence includes these proteins:
- the LOC141437983 gene encoding uncharacterized protein CG1161-like isoform X1, producing the protein MRWEYFIVAFAAMYFVCVSGDQSYEDKRCKCVCPSPAAVLNNTTGSDRKLYIANVQPNKCDCDGVILPQVGADVKVRALEFCPRCECKYENRNTTIIKVVVIIVIWVIMLLVVYMGFLICLDPLINKRAKASYQEHTNEEDEVGGGPSQQMGARGNVLNRVTHQQDKWKRQVREQRRNIYDRHTMLN; encoded by the exons atgcGTTGGGAATACTTTATTGTGGCATTTGCTGCCATGTACTTTGTCTGCGTCTCG GGCGACCAGTCGTATGAAGACAAGAGATGCAAGTGCGTCTGCCCAAGTCCCGCAGCTGTCCTCAACAACACAACTGGCTCTGACAGGAAACTATACATCGCCAATGTCCAGCCTAATAAATG TGACTGCGACGGCGTGATCTTGCCCCAAGTCGGTGCCGACGTGAAAGTACGCGCGCTCGAATTCTGCCCCCGCTGCGAGTGCAAATATGAGAACCGGAACACCACCATTAtcaaa gtggtaGTGATCATAGTGATCTGGGTGATAATGCTGCTGGTGGTCTACATGGGTTTCCTCATCTGCCTGGACCCGCTCATCAACAAACGGGCGAAAGCTTCCTACCAAGAGCACACTAATGAAGag GATGAGGTCGGCGGCGGGCCATCCCAGCAGATGGGTGCCCGCGGCAACGTCCTCAACCGAGTGACACACCAGCAGGACAAGTGGAAGCGGCAAGTGCGAGAGCAGCGCAGAAACATATACGACAGACACACCATGCTCAACTAG
- the LOC141437983 gene encoding uncharacterized protein CG1161-like isoform X2, giving the protein MYFVCVSGDQSYEDKRCKCVCPSPAAVLNNTTGSDRKLYIANVQPNKCDCDGVILPQVGADVKVRALEFCPRCECKYENRNTTIIKVVVIIVIWVIMLLVVYMGFLICLDPLINKRAKASYQEHTNEEDEVGGGPSQQMGARGNVLNRVTHQQDKWKRQVREQRRNIYDRHTMLN; this is encoded by the exons ATGTACTTTGTCTGCGTCTCG GGCGACCAGTCGTATGAAGACAAGAGATGCAAGTGCGTCTGCCCAAGTCCCGCAGCTGTCCTCAACAACACAACTGGCTCTGACAGGAAACTATACATCGCCAATGTCCAGCCTAATAAATG TGACTGCGACGGCGTGATCTTGCCCCAAGTCGGTGCCGACGTGAAAGTACGCGCGCTCGAATTCTGCCCCCGCTGCGAGTGCAAATATGAGAACCGGAACACCACCATTAtcaaa gtggtaGTGATCATAGTGATCTGGGTGATAATGCTGCTGGTGGTCTACATGGGTTTCCTCATCTGCCTGGACCCGCTCATCAACAAACGGGCGAAAGCTTCCTACCAAGAGCACACTAATGAAGag GATGAGGTCGGCGGCGGGCCATCCCAGCAGATGGGTGCCCGCGGCAACGTCCTCAACCGAGTGACACACCAGCAGGACAAGTGGAAGCGGCAAGTGCGAGAGCAGCGCAGAAACATATACGACAGACACACCATGCTCAACTAG